DNA sequence from the Cucumis melo cultivar AY chromosome 6, USDA_Cmelo_AY_1.0, whole genome shotgun sequence genome:
AATGTGGAAACTAaaccttatttatactaattaaaaatgttatataaaaggacacaacatttaattttattccATATCAACTAttctaataaatgaaaatacaTAACATTAAGTAAGTACATATAAAGATGTAAATGAATCTAGAAATGTattaaaaatgtgaatgaatATGAATTTCTAGATTTATTATGATCCTTGGATGTCCAAATAACTCTTGAAGTTCCAACTTATCGTTAAAGGATGAAAATTTAGCTTGAAAGTTACTCGTTCTATTGCTTTAGCTAATTAATGCCAACTATTTGCTTATCATTCTCCCCTTCTTCGAGAAGAGTCGTCCTCGAATCTTAAGTTCATACCTTGTAAAGCCATTTTGTTAGTCATCATCTCGAAATCGCTTTGGTGGTTGAATGGTATCCACTTGTTTTGTATACAATATTAAGTTCATATCCGTTTTTTAGTCTTTGTCATAACTTCAATCTCAGATATCTTGTCGCTCTCCATAAGTAATTCGAATTTTGATTCTTCTCTCAAACCTTGATGATCACCCTCATTTATCTCTAAGACCCTTTCATTGAAACCTTCCTTTTTGGCAGATGGGTCATTTCTCTCGTCTTGTGACCTTTCATCTCCTTTTTGTTTCTTCATCTTTCAAATTGTATGctagaatcttttttttaaaaggtgacttttcatcttctttttgaTTTCTTACTTATTATGCTAGctggaaaattaaaaaataaaacttttcattttcattttttaaaaaagaaaagttcgCAATTTTGTGACTTTTCACATTCTAAGCAACCTAGATTGGAATCTTTTTGCATGATTTTCGTAAAAGTACTGCAAAATTTGCATGAGTTTGAGATTTAAAAATCTTATGCTATGTTTCATAAAAGAAGGAATCGTTGTGATACCAACAATAACAATGATAATTTTTTGAAGGATATTCGAGAAAATTTATTATTGACTGAAAAATCTAATCATACAATCTATTACAAGTCAATTGACTGAAAAATTGAAGTTACAAGAGCAGACAAGGAAGAATCTAATCACACAATCTATTACAAGTCACTTAGATTGTCGAATTTTTGAAGATGACCAACTTGTtagaatttgtgtcctaaaactcatactttgttatttgattcaataaaatttattattgaatactataatcttaaaaccaataattttTAAGGTCCCAAGACTATTTACTAGTTtttcatatatacttgaactttatgtggagacataaacatggattaaattcaagttaatagctcaaatgatctatagtgtatgaataaagttggggcccttattctggataaacactatggatgtggcccgctccgtagttagtacaaacgacgtaatcctgaatcgttcatgtagagacatgggagtgggggcatcctatgtaaatggtttgcataagactggaaccacgaagtagtcacttttagttataacaccgtaaactataaactgactatttcatttatgatgacctaggtaacttgatcttaatcctgagctaattatgaacttctgttcattcggtagtatccttagatctgcataagtgagggcagctcaacatcgctggcctaataagcctcccatttcaggggtaagaccgagtggatagctagggacatagggtgcgagatggaattcacttctaccacttctgggatagtagataggttgttcccttaaggactgaatccaagtcttgaacaaggggccccaccttctcattggcccgtgAAGGATTAtggtttataggttagaccttaaaccaattgttcaatagtggatcagtgggtcttaaggagcaagatgtaatcttgggggtaaaacggtattttgacctagtcaagattacgaacaacctgtgaatgatcGATTTACTTATCATGGTTacatcaggtggacagaaatatatctatagtgaggggagtgcagcttataagagtctttagtggaatgactctttagttaacgaatgttgattaactttggtctaaaagagtttagtcagttaGTCTCGGaccgttggagcccatgatctataggtccattaggttcccctactagctcatatggattcaactaagaacaagtatgttgaagtaattcgaattgttcgaataaagataagagagagaaaccgataaatatatatataatatacaagtcgattttgtgtttaaatatgatttaaataaatatgaatatagattcgtatttaaaagcttgaaaagtttaaaaaacggtcaaaagtcaacatgttgattttgaactttgaccgaatttatattcaaatatgatttgaattttagagaaatgaatacagattcatactcgggaggttagaattagtcaagacgggaaaattagtaaaaaatcaaaaatttgacttttgactaagaaaaactcaaagtttgactttgacttaagttggtcaaatgaccaaaatgcccctttgactaattactttattaattaatagttaatggGCGATGTGGCAACTGATTATGAATTAAacgccactaatttcattaaagagttaatgaattgattaggtgttgataagatatgaaataatttacatgcaaatttgcatgtaaattttatataaaacttctcattaccgaatgagaaaagaaTGAGGTTTTATGTGGAAAAACACCTAAATGATTGactcccatctctctctaaaattctCTTCGCATAACCGAGttccacaactccgttcttggtcctgagcatagtaggtcagcttggtggttgtccttgttcgtgattttcaggaagagaagaagttttggaccaaagaagaagtttagaactacaaaggtaagtacatcgtttaccttcctctctcttcgtttaggttcatcgcatggtagatgcatgttaacttctaaatcgtttagatgcatatatagtaaagcatgatctataTCTTCCGTTGTTGAATGTCTCTAGTGCTTTATTTTTTCCATCACAACCAAATCAAGACGAGAGAAATAACCCATATGCCAAAAAGGAAGATTTCAATGAATAGGTCTTAGAGATAAATGAGGGTGATCATCAAAGTTTGAGAGAAGAATTAAAATTCGAGTTATTTTTTAGGTCAAACAAAATTAAGTGGCTACAATACCTCCAAAAGGTTAGAGTAACTTTCACTTTTAAAAATATGATACTAGTTGCTTTAGTTAGCTGTTATTGCTGATAACTAATGCTATTAGTAataactttcaatttgagaaatgtgaTATCGATTGCTATTACTGATATCTTCTATGGACGACGTTGCTATCAATTGATATTCTTGATAGCTACtataagtaattttttttatattgctGTCAACGTAAAATGATATCAGTAACATTATCTACCAATGATTGCATTGAAAAAATAACACAATAGCAAGTACAATCGATATCATTACAAGAATACTTTTTATATGTGATCTCTCAGTAACCATATCAATTTTAAATTGATGATACAAAGAAAATGCTACTATAAAGTTATATTACAATTGCTTGTTTTTAGCATAAATGGACAAAGAAAAGAGACCTGATTAGCACACTATCAATAATAGCTTTGAGTAACTAATAACATATTATCCATATGGTAGCTTCTATCACTAATAGTATAAATGAAATTGATATAATCACAACTTTTAAGCAtgttatcattgatagatagcataaaaaggaaactaaagagcataattgttatttataaaaaatttaccCTATGACTCGTCAAAAATCACCATTTTTGCAAATATCGTCCACTCGTActctaaattatatttattttctaattggTGCTATTTAATGcaacttttcaaattttatttaagttagatatgtaagaagaaaaaaaatcttcaaattgTTGTCATCAAAAGATATAAAAGATAGATTTGACAGGATTTGGCAAGTAGAGTTGTGAGTGTTATACGATGAAACACTATAATACATAATAATGCTTTAACAAAGATGCACAACAGCAAAATGGCTGTTTTACCTCATCATATCTTAAGCTTCATAAGTCTGTCATAGTTGGAGACCATAACACATCAAATTCAACATAAACATAAACCTAAATCATGAAACACTTTTTCTATCTGAAATTAACCGAACTTAATCAAATCTAATCCTTAAATATTAAACTACAGATaagaattaaaagaaagaagagaaccCACAAACATTATTCTACACAGTGAactcatcttcatcttcaatctTCAGAAATCTTCATCCATCTTAAACTCATGAATTCCTCCATTTCCATTTAGACTTGACATCACAGATGCCTTTTGGTATTCCCCAACTCTTTTCTCAAAGAAATTAGTCTTCCCTTGCAACGAAATCAACTCCATCCAATCAAATGGGTTTTGAACATTATAGATTTTCTCGTACCCCAATGTTCCAACCAACCTATCCGCCACAAATTCAATGTATTGACTCATCAAATCTCCATTCATTCCAACAAGAGCCACCGGCAAAGCATCACAAACGAATTCCCTCTCTATATCCACGGCCTCCGTAACAATCTGCCTCACTCGATCCTCACTCAATTTCTTCCTCAACAATGAATACAACAAACAAGCAAAATCACAATGAAGACCTTCATCTCGTGAAATCAATTCGTTTGAGAACGTCAATCCAGGCATTAACCCACGTTTTTTCAACCAGAAAATAGAGCAGAAACTACCTGAGAAGAAAATTCCCTCAACGCAAGCAAATGCCAAAATCCGCTCAGCAAATGAGTCCGTGCTATCAATCCACTTCAACGCCCAATCGGCCTTCTTCTTCACACATGGGACAGTATCAATAGCATGAAACAGCCGATTCTTCTCACTGGAATCCTTGATATAAGTTTCAAGGAGAAGACTATACATCTCAGAATGAATGTTCTCAATACAAATTTGAAATCCATAGAAGGCTCTGGCTTCAGCGACTTGGACTTCTTTCATGAACCGTCCGGCAAGGTTCTCCAAAACGATACCATCAGAGGCGGCGAAGAAGGCAAGGACGTAAGTGATGAAGTGTTTCTCGTCGGAAGTTAAGGAATCCCAATGGCGGAGGTCTTGTGAGAGATCGACCTCTTCGGCGGTCCAGAAGGAGGCTAGGGCTTTCTTGTACATCTCCCAGATTTGAGGATATTGAATTGGGAACATGCAGAAGCGATCGGGGTTAGGGGCGAGGAGAGGCTCGTCGGGAATTGAAGGCATTGTCGGAAATTGGAAGAGGGGATGATTTAAGGGTTCCGGTGTGATTTTGGGGATTTTTGATGGTGGAGGGAGTGGAGAACTAGGGTTTTTATAGAATGAAATTGGGGATagagttttaaaaaatagcgggtgatttaaattttttatttaaatttcaccgaaatttctttttccaaatttaTAGATATTTTGGAATTTTGCCGGTTCCGTCTTAAGGAAGCGTCACCAATTCTGTggattattataaattaaataagtttttttttcttcttttctttaaaaaactCGAATCTGGATCCCAACGTGGGTTTGGTAGAAAATTCAAAATTGGGATAAAAATTATGAAATTCCAAAATGGAACAAATTCAAATGGATTTCCGAAAGACATTTAAatttaaacctttttttttttttttttatatatatataattataccaATTAAGTGTATTGCATCAACTTACAATGTAACACTAAAGTTTAGTTTTGCAATTCTTCATTTAGTTAATTAGTTTCATAGGTAGAagtaggaaaaaagaaaaacaaaataaattagttaGGCTTTTTCTCTCGGctcttttcaaaattataaaaaagagcaaaatatttacactctataaaacAACTCCGAAAATGGAAAAGGTCCATAGGCCCAccgtaaaataacaaaaatgctCCTTCAACAACGCGTGtctaatatatttgcgatcgtttagatttgattattgatcgtttacatatgactataatttatacgcgatcgtttagatatgggtacaatttatcttttcaattccatcgtttaattttcctacacaattgtttagatttggggacccaaatctaaatgatttctttttttttttttttaaatttggtacacgatttttttaattctttccgtacacgatcgtttagatttctttacacgatcgtttacatttgt
Encoded proteins:
- the LOC103491720 gene encoding ribonucleoside-diphosphate reductase small chain: MPSIPDEPLLAPNPDRFCMFPIQYPQIWEMYKKALASFWTAEEVDLSQDLRHWDSLTSDEKHFITYVLAFFAASDGIVLENLAGRFMKEVQVAEARAFYGFQICIENIHSEMYSLLLETYIKDSSEKNRLFHAIDTVPCVKKKADWALKWIDSTDSFAERILAFACVEGIFFSGSFCSIFWLKKRGLMPGLTFSNELISRDEGLHCDFACLLYSLLRKKLSEDRVRQIVTEAVDIEREFVCDALPVALVGMNGDLMSQYIEFVADRLVGTLGYEKIYNVQNPFDWMELISLQGKTNFFEKRVGEYQKASVMSSLNGNGGIHEFKMDEDF